The proteins below come from a single Portunus trituberculatus isolate SZX2019 chromosome 2, ASM1759143v1, whole genome shotgun sequence genomic window:
- the LOC123504137 gene encoding LOW QUALITY PROTEIN: uncharacterized protein LOC123504137 (The sequence of the model RefSeq protein was modified relative to this genomic sequence to represent the inferred CDS: deleted 1 base in 1 codon) codes for MATPSPSAHSAPSAHTATAPTPSAHSAAGPAPSASSTTPSATAAAVTVDYARLKLVCILMGPGAAVLSHALKCGTNKAPSVTLLDHLASLPDSSTANYRALSNKTKKKIFNRDEERKIGDDPSCQTFDITLLYKSITLACEGVPPSDDARWKDTALMEGLLNKIKEERNTCVHEWTQTKMDEHQFKKKLQEFEDIFIRALHAVRDRYGVCAAETSTVIDSVRLQIQDVLKAFTEKVILVMNFEKKLEMFKELSVCHLKDRYKHFECFDPLSFLCGSKQRVHVQTVFVKLVLQQEHTPLEIDSVELLKVLTDESRPPACPGRQAAPRRGERHRREWQDHAAHSPGVRVAQEECDRRVKHLEEYDIVLRILCRDKHAEDLETFLRLVLPPSLSVFGEPLVKYLEHCKVLFLIDGLDEMNQTSNKLVTNVMTIATCKKQFSILVTSRPERVDRFLRHYKQDYRQSQLSIEGIPVARRTEFALQYSTSSTNQDRLREFMTKQKDIKLFELPLNLLFVVRLFEHNPDCMKESPTQASLYTHFHEWCTEKLCVRIATHPTWGEKRPRTLKTRIKRMVQEMYRMALHCLLQDRLSLSEEDVERLEKRCKEEDLPDQEVLGAFFTLQLSVNNSVREEHYSLPHKGLLEYFAARHIMQRLQDGSLPPSGAVRSLLQTVSQQGTFHDQRNLFFHVAGLLAREEVPNRTEAIKEVIELVGGDTCAWWKEWLSLVEHTDYDESFLQAIAHYVTGNPPRNTVWISDNTLASAAALLPRTSPPTTVELWLDNESVNVENVRALSHYHCSQLRLHHHYQHPGNTPASHAMLHTIRRSRLEVFVGQLSADCLALLPECLEVLHLAVSSDEHATRLTAALSRAASSLPNLSELMIHIPMSMVTSAAVLSPLPEVRDVSLVLSGVDKNLVKEACQMATALQPRTGYYFIAFPGSSMEAAGWRRLLHLMKSAQVTVGRWVEGQWGRGAVWIPAETITGKDEIELEQFTRTWWGGVVFRMMDKLCFEPFG; via the exons ATggccaccccctccccctctgcTCACTCCGCCCCCTCCGCCCACACCGCTACCGCCCCCACCCCCTCTGCCCACTCCGCCGCTGGCCCCGCCccctctgcctcctccaccacaccttccgccaccgccgccgccgtgaCAGTGGATTATGCACGACTCAAGCTGGTGTGCATCTTGATGGGTCCTGGAGCAGCCGTGCTCAGCCACGCCCTGAAATGCGGCACAAACAAGGCCCCCTCCGTCACCCTCCTGGACCACCTGGCCAGCCTCCCTGACTCCTCGACGGCCAACTACCGCGCGCTGAGcaataagacgaagaagaaaatcttTAACcgggatgaggaaagaaaaattggtgaTGATCCCTCGTGCCAGACCTTTGATATAACACTGCTGTACAAGAGCATAACACTGGCCTGCGAGGGTGTGCCACCCAGTGACGATGCACGCTGGAAGGACACGGCACTGATGGAGGGACTCCTCAACAAGatcaaggaggaaagaaacacctgtGTCCACGAATGGACTCAGACGAAAATGGATGAACACCAGTTTAAGAAGAAACTTCAAGAGTTTGAGGACATCTTCATCAGAGCCCTTCATGCCGTCAGGGACAGGTACGGAGTCTGTGCCGCTGAAACCAGCACTGTCATTGACTCTGTGAGATTGCAGATACAAGATGTGTTGAAAGCCTTTACTGAAAAAGTCATCCTCGTGATGAACTTCGAGAAAAAGCTGGAAATGTTCAAGGAATTATCAGTTTGTCACCTCAAAGATCGTTACAAACACTTTGAGTGTTTTGACCCGCTCTCCTTCCTGTGTGGATCCAAACAACGGGTCCACGTCCAAACAGTATTTGTGAAACTTGTCCTTCAGCAAGAACACACACCACTTGAAATAGACTCCGTAGAACTCTTGAAAGTTCTGACGGACGAGTCTCGCCCTCCCGCCTGTCCAGGACGACAGGCCGCGCCTCGCCGTGGTGAGCGGCATCGCCGGGAGTGGCAAGACCACGCTGCTCACTCTCCTGGTGTCAGAGTGGCGCA GGAAGAGTGTGACCGCCGCGTCAAACATCTGGAGGAGTACGACATTGTGCTCAGAATACTGTGCAGAGACAAACATGCCGAGGACCTGGAGACATTCCTGCGCCTGGTCCTCCCGCCCAGTCTGTCGGTGTTTGGGGAGCCCCTCGTGAAGTATCTGGAGCACTGCAAGGTGCTCTTCCTCATAGACGGCCTCGATGAGATGAACCAAACCTCCAATAAGCTCGTCACTAATGTTATGACAATCGCCACATGTAAGAAACAGTTCTCAATCCTCGTCACCTCACGCCCAGAGCGAGTGGACCGCTTCTTGAGGCATTACAAACAGGACTATCGCCAATCACAGCTGAGTATTGAGGGGATTCCCGTCGCTAGGAGGACGGAGTTTGCACTGcagtactccacctcctccacaaacCAGGACAGGCTGAGGGAATTCATGACAAAACAAAAGGACATCAAGTTGTTTGAGCTTCCTCTCAATCTGTTGTTTGTGGTAAGATTATTTGAACACAATCCAGACTGCATGAAGGAAAGCCCTACCCAGGCCAGCCTGTACACCCACTTTCACGAGTGGTGCACAGAGAAGCTGTGTGTGAGAATAGCCACGCACCCCACATGGGGGGAGAAGAGGCCGCGCACCCTCAAGACGAGGATAAAAAGAATGGTACAAGAAATGTACCGAATGGCACTGCATTGTCTGCTGCAAGACAGATTGAGCCTCTCAGAGGAGGACGTGGAGCGGCTGGAGAAACGCTGCAAGGAAGAGGACCTGCCGGATCAAGAAGTCTTGGGAGCGTTCTTCACTCTGCAGTTGTCTGTCAACAACAGTGTACGTGAAGAACACTACTCGCTGCCCCACAAAGGACTGCTGGAGTACTTTGCCGCACGACATATCATGCAGCGCCTTCAGGATGGGTCCCTTCCTCCATCAGGGGCTGTCAGGAGCCTGCTTCAAACCGTCAGTCAGCAAGGGACATTTCATGATCAGCGTAACCTTTTCTTCCACGTGGCGGGCCTGTTGGCCAGAGAAGAGGTACCAAATCGCACTGAGGCAATAAAGGAAGTAATAGAGCTGGTTGGGGGGGATACTTGCGCATGGTGGAAGGAATGGCTGTCACTGGTGGAACACACAGATTATGATGAAAGTTTCTTGCAGGCCATCGCTCACTACGTCACAGGAAACCCTCCTCGTAATACGGTATGGATAAGTGACAATACGTTGGCCAGCGCTGCGGCACTGCTCCCCCGTacttcaccaccaacaacagtgGAATTATGGCTGGACAACGAAAGTGTGAATGTGGAGAATGTTCGTGCCTTGAGTCATTACCATTGCAGTCAGTTGAGGctacaccaccattaccagcacCCCGGCAACACACCTGCCTCACATGCCATGCTGCACACCATACGCAG GAGCCGCCTTGAGGTGTTTGTTGGTCAACTGAGTGCTGATTGCCTGGCGCTGCTCCCTGAATGCCTTGAGGTGCTACACCTGGCTGTATCCAGTGATGAGCACGCTACCCGCCTCACCGCAGCACTCTCCCGAGCCGCCTCATCTCTGCCTAACCTGTCCGAACTTA TGATACACATTCCCATGTCGATGGTAACATCAGCGGCGGTTCTGTCACCACTGCCTGAAGTCCGTGATGTGTCCCTGGTCTTGTCAGGCGTGGACAAAAACCTGGTGAAGGAAGCGTGTCAAATGGCCACAGCTCTCCAGCCAAGAaccgg ATATTATTTTATTGCGTTCCCCGGGAGCAGCATGGAGGCGGCAGGGTGGCGGCGCCTCCTCCACCTGATGAAGAGTGCGCAGGTCACGGTGGGGAGGTGGGTGGAGGGACAGTGGGGGCGGGGAGCTGTTTGGATACCAGCGGAAACCATCACGGGGAAGGACGAGATCGAGCTGGAACAATTCACTCGAACTTGGTGGGGCGGTGTGGTgttcag aatgatGGACAAGCTGTGCTTCGAACCATTTGGTTGA